Proteins encoded in a region of the Vicia villosa cultivar HV-30 ecotype Madison, WI linkage group LG5, Vvil1.0, whole genome shotgun sequence genome:
- the LOC131606422 gene encoding uncharacterized protein LOC131606422 isoform X1 yields MQKGREVQHNVFRSRGFRDFGGSGFHRIMTMPSLFGGRDPFDDPFFTDPFDNMWSPSSASSRSMLKTNKEKGVVIKELDSDDEGVDNFNEKIYRSPMEPFVEHPDDDVDVEMQTNGVTYENEHRKSEEPSKSHNCNMSFKTSRVTYGGIDGAYYTSTRTRKTGSDGMVIEESKEADTSRGEATHRITRGVHDKGHSVLRKFDSDGKVNTTQTLHNLNEDELARFEETWKGNNRARLPDYDVHRKKDFRVGEINKNKMWSLPFLEQDSRARGFASSFETGNNSDGRAKKIVRINIE; encoded by the exons ATGCAGAAGGGTAGAGAAGTTCAACATAATGTTTTTAGATCAAGAGGGTTTAGAGACTTTGGTGGTTCTGGTTTCCACAGAATTATGACGATGCCGAGTCTTTTCGGAGGAAGGGATCCATTTGATGATCCTTTTTTCACTGATCCATTTGATAATATGTGGAGTCCAAGTTCTGCTTCGTCGAGATCAATGCTGAAGACAAACAAAGAAAAAGGAGTTGTTATAAAAGAATTAGACTCTGATGATGAGGGCGTTGATAATTTTAATGAGAAGATTTATCGGTCACCAATGGAGCCTTTCGTTGAGCATccagatgatgatgttgatg TAGAGATGCAAACCAATGGTGTAACATACGAGAATGAGCATCGCAAATCAGAAGAACCCTCTAAGAGTCACAATTGTAATATGTCTTTCAAGACTAGTAGAGTAACATATGGCGGTATAGATGGTGCTTATTATACTTCTACCCGAACCAGAAAGACGGGGTCTGATGGG ATGGTAATAGAGGAAAGCAAAGAAGCTGACACGTCAAGAGGTGAAGCAACGCATAGAATCACAAGAGGAGTCCATGATAAG GGTCATTCAGTTTTGAGAAAGTTTGATTCAGATGGGAAGGTTAATACGACACAGACGTTGCACAATCTCAATGAAG ACGAGCTTGCACGCTTTGAGGAAACATGGAAAGGAAATAATCGAGCACGGTTACCCGATTATGACGTGCATAGGAAGAAAG ATTTTAGAGTTGGTGAGATAAACAAAAACAAGATGTGGTCACTTCCATTTTTGGAGCAGGATAGTAGAGCAAGAGGATTTGCATCAAGTTTTGAAACAGGGAACAATTCTGATGGAAGAGCAAAGAAAATTGTTAGAATCAATATTGAGTGA
- the LOC131601490 gene encoding protein NRT1/ PTR FAMILY 7.3-like isoform X2, whose product MDGNEEGLSSQVVQVYEHEKECINSCTRDGSVDFYGKPALKARTGGWKSASLLLVNQGLIALAFSGVEANLVLFAKLVLKQTNVEAASTFSIWMGTTYFFSLIGAFLSDSYLGRYLTCIIFQLVFIIGLVMLSLSTHFFFLKPHGCELKEVLCESDIQNQFPLFYISIYLIALGSGVSDPALPTLGADQFDEEEPNEQRSKTLIYGYFYVALNLGSLIAETVLAYIAITGHWVMGFWICTCCAGVSFVVLLSGTLRYRHYKSFENPFSKLTQVVMSFLRKVKSQIQSIGEGFHGIQRDDICVRRIHHSNNLRFFNRAAMVSDDATEMLLGFVERERLNFASEDGQETSSLSIFWLIPQYMLLGVAEAFVYVAQMNFFTSQSPDGLESLGMGLYMFSSALGCYVGNIILTVVNKITSSGQGQHGWVSPNLNDGHLDLYFFLSALFIFIDLIVYIICAKRYKRI is encoded by the exons ATGGACGGAAATGAAGAAGGTTTAAGCTCTCAG GTTGTTCAAGTTTACGAGCATGAGAAGGAGTGTATCAATTCTTGCACAAGAGATGGATCAGTTGATTTTTATGGAAAACCAGCTTTAAAAGCTAGGACTGGTGGATGGAAGAGTGCCTCATTGTTGTTAG TGAATCAAGGATTGATTGCATTGGCTTTCTCTGGAGTGGAAGCAAATTTGGTTCTCTTTGCAAAGTTAGTATTGAAACAGACTAATGTTGAGGCAGCAAGCACTTTTAGCATTTGGATGGGAACCACTTATTTCTTCTCTTTAATTGGAGCTTTTCTTAGTGACTCATACTTGGGAAGATATCTCACTTGCATCATATTTCAGCTTGTTTTCATCATA GGCTTGGTGATGTTATCACTGTCAACTCACTTCTTTTTCTTGAAACCTCATGGTTGTGAGCTAAAAGAAGTGCTATGTGAATCAGATATTCAAAATCAGTTTCCGTTATTTTACATATCAATATACCTAATAGCTCTAGGAAGTGGAGTTTCTGACCCTGCATTACCAACACTTGGTGCCGATCAATTTGATGAAGAGGAACCTAATGAACAAAGATCAAAGACCTTAATTTATGGCTACTTTTATGTGGCATTGAATTTAGGATCATTGATTGCCGAGACTGTGTTGGCTTACATAGCGATTACAGGACATTGGGTGATGGGATTTTGGATATGTACTTGTTGCGCAGGTGTTtcctttgttgttttgttgagtgGAACTCTTAGATATAGACACTATAAGAGTTTTGAAAACCCTTTCTCTAAGCTTACACAAGTAGTTATGTCCTTTTTGAGGAAAGTGAAATCTCAAATACAATCCATTGGCGAAGGCTTCCATGGTATTCAAAGGGATGATATCTGTGTTAGAAGAATACACCACTCAAATAACCTCAG GTTTTTTAATAGAGCTGCTATGGTTTCTGATGATGCAACTGAGATGTTGCTAG GTTTCGTAGAGAGGGAAAGATTAAATTTTGCTAGCGAAGACGGCCAAGAGACAAGTTCTTTGAGTATTTTTTGGTTGATACCACAATATATGCTTTTAGGAGTAGCAGAAGCTTTTGTGTATGTAGCACAGATGAACTTTTTTACATCACAATCACCTGATGGATTGGAAAGCTTGGGAATGGGATTGTATATGTTTTCATCTGCACTTGGTTGTTATGTTGGTAACATTATTTTGACTGTGGTAAATAAAATAACATCAAGTGGTCAAGGACAGCATGGTTGGGTTTCACCTAACCTAAATGATGGTCATTTAGATTTGTATTTCTTCTTGTCagcactttttattttcattgacTTGATAGTGTATATTATATGTGCTAAAAGATATAAGCGCATATAG
- the LOC131601490 gene encoding protein NRT1/ PTR FAMILY 7.3-like isoform X1, giving the protein MDGNEEGLSSQVVQVYEHEKECINSCTRDGSVDFYGKPALKARTGGWKSASLLLVNQGLIALAFSGVEANLVLFAKLVLKQTNVEAASTFSIWMGTTYFFSLIGAFLSDSYLGRYLTCIIFQLVFIIGLVMLSLSTHFFFLKPHGCELKEVLCESDIQNQFPLFYISIYLIALGSGVSDPALPTLGADQFDEEEPNEQRSKTLIYGYFYVALNLGSLIAETVLAYIAITGHWVMGFWICTCCAGVSFVVLLSGTLRYRHYKSFENPFSKLTQVVMSFLRKVKSQIQSIGEGFHGIQRDDICVRRIHHSNNLRFFNRAAMVSDDATEMLLGKGQKSYTLSFFSVTQNEGVKYILRVSPIWFCTIFSSSIFIQMRSLFVEQGSTMDRTFFKFQIPPASMTTFDIINTSTFIILFDVLIIPLYKKVIQKPPKLPSKLQNIGIGFAISTIALIVAGFVERERLNFASEDGQETSSLSIFWLIPQYMLLGVAEAFVYVAQMNFFTSQSPDGLESLGMGLYMFSSALGCYVGNIILTVVNKITSSGQGQHGWVSPNLNDGHLDLYFFLSALFIFIDLIVYIICAKRYKRI; this is encoded by the exons ATGGACGGAAATGAAGAAGGTTTAAGCTCTCAG GTTGTTCAAGTTTACGAGCATGAGAAGGAGTGTATCAATTCTTGCACAAGAGATGGATCAGTTGATTTTTATGGAAAACCAGCTTTAAAAGCTAGGACTGGTGGATGGAAGAGTGCCTCATTGTTGTTAG TGAATCAAGGATTGATTGCATTGGCTTTCTCTGGAGTGGAAGCAAATTTGGTTCTCTTTGCAAAGTTAGTATTGAAACAGACTAATGTTGAGGCAGCAAGCACTTTTAGCATTTGGATGGGAACCACTTATTTCTTCTCTTTAATTGGAGCTTTTCTTAGTGACTCATACTTGGGAAGATATCTCACTTGCATCATATTTCAGCTTGTTTTCATCATA GGCTTGGTGATGTTATCACTGTCAACTCACTTCTTTTTCTTGAAACCTCATGGTTGTGAGCTAAAAGAAGTGCTATGTGAATCAGATATTCAAAATCAGTTTCCGTTATTTTACATATCAATATACCTAATAGCTCTAGGAAGTGGAGTTTCTGACCCTGCATTACCAACACTTGGTGCCGATCAATTTGATGAAGAGGAACCTAATGAACAAAGATCAAAGACCTTAATTTATGGCTACTTTTATGTGGCATTGAATTTAGGATCATTGATTGCCGAGACTGTGTTGGCTTACATAGCGATTACAGGACATTGGGTGATGGGATTTTGGATATGTACTTGTTGCGCAGGTGTTtcctttgttgttttgttgagtgGAACTCTTAGATATAGACACTATAAGAGTTTTGAAAACCCTTTCTCTAAGCTTACACAAGTAGTTATGTCCTTTTTGAGGAAAGTGAAATCTCAAATACAATCCATTGGCGAAGGCTTCCATGGTATTCAAAGGGATGATATCTGTGTTAGAAGAATACACCACTCAAATAACCTCAG GTTTTTTAATAGAGCTGCTATGGTTTCTGATGATGCAACTGAGATGTTGCTAGGTAAAGGCCAAAAATCATACACATTGAGTTTTTTCAGTGTAACACAAAATGAAGGGGTGAAATATATTTTAAGAGTGTCACCAATATGGTTTTGCACAATATTTTCCTCTAGCATCTTCATACAAATGCGATCTTTATTTGTCGAACAAGGTTCAACAATGGACAGAACTTTTTTCAAGTTTCAAATCCCTCCGGCAAGCATGACAACATTTGACATTATTAACACATCAACATTTATCATACTATTTGACGTTCTCATCATTCCATTATACAAGAAAGTGATACAAAAACCTCCAAAACTTCCTAGTAAGCTACAAAATATTGGTATTGGATTCGCCATATCAACAATAGCATTGATTGTTGCAGGTTTCGTAGAGAGGGAAAGATTAAATTTTGCTAGCGAAGACGGCCAAGAGACAAGTTCTTTGAGTATTTTTTGGTTGATACCACAATATATGCTTTTAGGAGTAGCAGAAGCTTTTGTGTATGTAGCACAGATGAACTTTTTTACATCACAATCACCTGATGGATTGGAAAGCTTGGGAATGGGATTGTATATGTTTTCATCTGCACTTGGTTGTTATGTTGGTAACATTATTTTGACTGTGGTAAATAAAATAACATCAAGTGGTCAAGGACAGCATGGTTGGGTTTCACCTAACCTAAATGATGGTCATTTAGATTTGTATTTCTTCTTGTCagcactttttattttcattgacTTGATAGTGTATATTATATGTGCTAAAAGATATAAGCGCATATAG
- the LOC131606422 gene encoding uncharacterized protein LOC131606422 isoform X2, protein MQKGREVQHNVFRSRGFRDFGGSGFHRIMTMPSLFGGRDPFDDPFFTDPFDNMWSPSSASSRSMLKTNKEKGVVIKELDSDDEGVDNFNEKIYRSPMEPFVEHPDDDVDEMQTNGVTYENEHRKSEEPSKSHNCNMSFKTSRVTYGGIDGAYYTSTRTRKTGSDGMVIEESKEADTSRGEATHRITRGVHDKGHSVLRKFDSDGKVNTTQTLHNLNEDELARFEETWKGNNRARLPDYDVHRKKDFRVGEINKNKMWSLPFLEQDSRARGFASSFETGNNSDGRAKKIVRINIE, encoded by the exons ATGCAGAAGGGTAGAGAAGTTCAACATAATGTTTTTAGATCAAGAGGGTTTAGAGACTTTGGTGGTTCTGGTTTCCACAGAATTATGACGATGCCGAGTCTTTTCGGAGGAAGGGATCCATTTGATGATCCTTTTTTCACTGATCCATTTGATAATATGTGGAGTCCAAGTTCTGCTTCGTCGAGATCAATGCTGAAGACAAACAAAGAAAAAGGAGTTGTTATAAAAGAATTAGACTCTGATGATGAGGGCGTTGATAATTTTAATGAGAAGATTTATCGGTCACCAATGGAGCCTTTCGTTGAGCATccagatgatgatgttgatg AGATGCAAACCAATGGTGTAACATACGAGAATGAGCATCGCAAATCAGAAGAACCCTCTAAGAGTCACAATTGTAATATGTCTTTCAAGACTAGTAGAGTAACATATGGCGGTATAGATGGTGCTTATTATACTTCTACCCGAACCAGAAAGACGGGGTCTGATGGG ATGGTAATAGAGGAAAGCAAAGAAGCTGACACGTCAAGAGGTGAAGCAACGCATAGAATCACAAGAGGAGTCCATGATAAG GGTCATTCAGTTTTGAGAAAGTTTGATTCAGATGGGAAGGTTAATACGACACAGACGTTGCACAATCTCAATGAAG ACGAGCTTGCACGCTTTGAGGAAACATGGAAAGGAAATAATCGAGCACGGTTACCCGATTATGACGTGCATAGGAAGAAAG ATTTTAGAGTTGGTGAGATAAACAAAAACAAGATGTGGTCACTTCCATTTTTGGAGCAGGATAGTAGAGCAAGAGGATTTGCATCAAGTTTTGAAACAGGGAACAATTCTGATGGAAGAGCAAAGAAAATTGTTAGAATCAATATTGAGTGA